Within Agarivorans litoreus, the genomic segment AACTTTCCAAAGCTTACCCAAATTGAACCAGTAACCGGATTCACCAAGAAAAACGTGAGAACTAAAGCCCAAATAGACTCCCAGTAAGCTTCGCCCGGTAAGGCAAAACTGGCCACTGCCGAAGAGGTCATCATCCACGCTTTAGGGTTTAAGTATTGAAAACCCAGTGATTCAAAAAAACTCAGCGGTTTTGCCATCTGCTGCTTAGCTAGCTGACTTTGACGCAAAATACGCAAAGCCAAATAAAGCAAATAAGCACTGCCCAATATCTTTAAGGTCCATTGCACACTAGGATATTGCTGAAACACCCAACTCAATCCCAAGCCCATCAGTAAAATCATCGTTGCAATGCCCGTTGGGATCCCAGCCATTTGCGGCACACTGCGCTTATAGCCAAAATTAGCACCAGAAAAGGTTAACAACATATTATTAGGGCCAGGCGTGCCAGCCATAACAAAAGCAAATAACACCATAGATGAAAATAACGCGATATCCATACCGTCCTCCCAAAATCAAAATTGTATCGATACAATCAACCAAAATGATTAAAAAATCGTAGTTAAGTCTCATTGCTCACGCTAATATAGCGCTAACAAGAGATCAAAAGGTTTATTGTCATGATGACAATTTGGCAGGACTTAGATAATAGCAATAACAAAGCGACTCAAATTGTTGAACAGATCCGCCTTCATATTGAGCAACAGCAACTTAAACCTGGCGAAAAATTACCGCCTCAGCGACAACTGGCAGAGCACCTCGCTGTTACGGTAGGTACAATTAGCCGCGGCTACGCCCAAGCAGAACTGCAAGGTTTAATAGAGTCGAAAACCGGCAGTGGCAGTTATGTAAAAAGCCCAACCAATTATCAGCAACAATGGGGGAGCTTAAAGGGCAATAATCAGCATATTGAGCTTTGGCAAAACACCGCCTTTACCCAAGCGCGGGCGCAGCAGTTGGTGCCCTTGCTGCAAAACTATGCTCAAGCAGGAGAGCAGCTCGATCAGTTATTAGACAATGACCACAGCCAAAACTTAGTGGCTCAGCGTGAATCGGTGTGTGCTTGGCTTAATCAGAGCAGCAGCTGCTTTAAACCTGAACAACTTTTTTTTAGTTATGGTGCCCAGCATGGCTTAAATCTATGTTTAATCGCCCTTGAATTGGTCGGTGAACGGGTACTGTGCGAGGCCCTGTGTTATCCCGGCTTAATCACCCTCGCTAAACAATTAAAGATAGAGCTAAAAGGTGTTGCCTTAGATGAACAAGGCATTTGCCCAGATAGCCTGCTAAGCCATATCGAGAAATATCATCCCAAAGCTTTATACCTTACGCCAACCCTGCAAAACCCAACTACCGCAATAATGTCCGAAGTCCGACGTCAGCAAATCATCGATATTTGTCGTGCGCATCAGGTGATTATTATTGAAGATGATGTATGTGGCTTACTGCCCGACCAACGCCCACCAGCCATGGTTGAAATGGCACCGCAACAGGTTATTTACTTAAACAGTTTCTCTAAAGGCGCTTTTAAAGGGCTTAGGTTTGCTTACTTACACACGCCGGCTCACTTGCAAACCGCCTTTAATAGCGCGATAAGGGGCAGTGTTTGGAATATTAGTCCTTTGCTGGTTGATGTGGCGATCCAGTGGATACAAGCCGGTTTTGCCGACAAAGCCCTAATAGAGCAACGACGCTTAATTGGCCAACGGGCCCAGCTACTTCACCACCATTTAGCAGGCATGGATTACAGTTACCAAGAAGGCGGTTTACATTGCTGGCTGCGCTTACCCGCTAACTGGCGCTGCAGCCAATTTGTTGCTGCAGCACAGCAACACGGTGTAGAGGTCGCTTCTGCAGAGCATTTTGTGGTAGATAATCAAGCTAGCCCTAACGCAGTGCGTTTATCTTTAGGCCAAGCTGAATCTAACCAACAACTCGATCAAGGCTTAGCAATATTGGCCAAGCTGCTAAATACCGCACCAGAGCAAAAACGGCAAATATTCTAAGCCCTAAAACCACCGATAAACTTGCATCTGCGCTGGTCTCTACCTAGACTAGCGCAATATTGCCAGCCTTGGCTGAGCCCTCATATTTCTTCAATGTCGAGACAACACTTTGTTAAGCTATCGTCACTCTTATCATGCAGGCAACTTTGCCGATGTACTTAAACACTTAGTGCAGCAACGCATCATTTCTTACCTTACTCAAAAAGATAAACCCTTGTGTTACATCGACACCCATGCAGGCGCTGGGGCGTATAGCCTTAATAGCCCAGAAGCTAAGAAAAAGAGTGAGTACGAAAACGGCGTAGGTAAACTCTGGGATGCTGAAGACTTGCCCGAGTTGGTTAAAAACTACCTAAAGCTGGTTAATCAAATTCATCCAGAAAAAACTCGCCAGCACTACCCCGGTTCACCGTGGATAGCCAAAATGATGCTACGCCGTGAAGATCGCTTATTTTTGCACGAGTTGCACCCAAGTGAACAAGCGCCGTTAAACAGTTTATTCCAGCGTGACCGCCGCGCCAAAATTCGCCAAGAAAATGGTCATCAAAGCCTTATCGGATTGATGCCACCCAAAGAGCGCCGTGGCTTAGTATTAATTGATCCATCTTACGAAGTTAAAGACGAATACCAAACGGTGGTTAAAACCTTAAAAGAAGCTCACAAACGCTTTGCCTCTGGTACTTATGCACTTTGGTATCCTGTGGTAGACCGCCACCGCATCGACAAACTAGAAAAGCAGCTCATCAACAGCGGCATTAGCAATATTCAATTGTTTGAATTAGGTAT encodes:
- a CDS encoding LysE family translocator; amino-acid sequence: MDIALFSSMVLFAFVMAGTPGPNNMLLTFSGANFGYKRSVPQMAGIPTGIATMILLMGLGLSWVFQQYPSVQWTLKILGSAYLLYLALRILRQSQLAKQQMAKPLSFFESLGFQYLNPKAWMMTSSAVASFALPGEAYWESIWALVLTFFLVNPVTGSIWVSFGKFIARWLSAPIARQRFNITMSFLTASCVVLLWV
- a CDS encoding 23S rRNA (adenine(2030)-N(6))-methyltransferase RlmJ codes for the protein MLSYRHSYHAGNFADVLKHLVQQRIISYLTQKDKPLCYIDTHAGAGAYSLNSPEAKKKSEYENGVGKLWDAEDLPELVKNYLKLVNQIHPEKTRQHYPGSPWIAKMMLRREDRLFLHELHPSEQAPLNSLFQRDRRAKIRQENGHQSLIGLMPPKERRGLVLIDPSYEVKDEYQTVVKTLKEAHKRFASGTYALWYPVVDRHRIDKLEKQLINSGISNIQLFELGIRHDSEEFGMTASGMIVINPPWTLMKEMQEVLPYLAETLGEEGEGNWRAEVLVEE
- a CDS encoding aminotransferase-like domain-containing protein → MMTIWQDLDNSNNKATQIVEQIRLHIEQQQLKPGEKLPPQRQLAEHLAVTVGTISRGYAQAELQGLIESKTGSGSYVKSPTNYQQQWGSLKGNNQHIELWQNTAFTQARAQQLVPLLQNYAQAGEQLDQLLDNDHSQNLVAQRESVCAWLNQSSSCFKPEQLFFSYGAQHGLNLCLIALELVGERVLCEALCYPGLITLAKQLKIELKGVALDEQGICPDSLLSHIEKYHPKALYLTPTLQNPTTAIMSEVRRQQIIDICRAHQVIIIEDDVCGLLPDQRPPAMVEMAPQQVIYLNSFSKGAFKGLRFAYLHTPAHLQTAFNSAIRGSVWNISPLLVDVAIQWIQAGFADKALIEQRRLIGQRAQLLHHHLAGMDYSYQEGGLHCWLRLPANWRCSQFVAAAQQHGVEVASAEHFVVDNQASPNAVRLSLGQAESNQQLDQGLAILAKLLNTAPEQKRQIF